A part of Patescibacteria group bacterium genomic DNA contains:
- the ychF gene encoding redox-regulated ATPase YchF, with the protein MSLSIGIVGLPNVGKSTLFNALTKKSVACENYPFCTIDPSVGVVAVPDDRLWKLSEFSHSKKTVPAAVEFVDIAGLVKGASEGEGLGNQFLSNIRETDAIAQVVRIFDDEKVIHVSGGIDPVRDIEVINLELILADLQTVTKRLSNLARDVKRGDKDAMLEGGLLERIKIALDAGKLASTVAVDSKEIPVLKGLHLLTVKKILYVLNKKAGGKNLDELKDERFQKLMDFLAKEKAPWVIVDAGIEHDLKDMKDAEKKQMRTDFGVLDDGIDRLIKKGYETLELIMYFTTGEDETRAWTIKKGWTAPEAGTAIHGDFKDKFVRAEVIEWDKLLAVGSYAAAREKGLIRTEGKEYVVKDGEVVEFKI; encoded by the coding sequence ATGTCACTTTCAATTGGAATTGTCGGCTTGCCAAACGTAGGAAAATCAACTCTTTTTAACGCCCTGACTAAAAAATCAGTGGCTTGTGAAAATTATCCTTTTTGCACCATCGATCCATCGGTCGGCGTGGTTGCTGTACCCGATGATAGACTTTGGAAACTTTCTGAATTCAGTCATTCAAAAAAAACTGTTCCTGCGGCGGTGGAATTTGTTGATATCGCGGGCCTCGTCAAAGGAGCTTCGGAAGGCGAGGGGCTGGGTAATCAATTTCTTTCCAACATTCGTGAGACCGACGCCATTGCGCAAGTGGTGCGGATTTTCGACGATGAAAAAGTCATTCATGTTTCAGGTGGAATTGATCCGGTGCGAGATATTGAAGTGATCAATCTCGAACTTATTTTGGCTGATTTACAAACAGTTACGAAGCGACTTTCTAATTTGGCGCGCGACGTCAAGCGTGGAGATAAAGATGCAATGCTTGAAGGAGGTTTGCTCGAGCGGATAAAAATTGCGTTGGATGCGGGCAAATTGGCCTCAACTGTTGCTGTGGATTCTAAAGAAATTCCAGTTCTTAAAGGATTACACTTGCTTACGGTAAAGAAAATTTTATATGTACTCAATAAAAAAGCTGGCGGTAAAAATTTAGATGAATTGAAAGACGAACGATTTCAAAAATTAATGGATTTTTTAGCGAAAGAAAAAGCCCCGTGGGTTATTGTTGACGCGGGCATAGAACATGATTTGAAAGATATGAAAGACGCAGAAAAAAAACAAATGCGGACGGATTTCGGCGTGCTCGATGACGGCATTGACCGACTCATCAAAAAAGGTTACGAGACGCTTGAGCTCATTATGTATTTTACAACTGGGGAAGATGAAACTCGCGCATGGACAATAAAAAAAGGTTGGACTGCTCCTGAGGCCGGAACTGCAATCCACGGAGATTTTAAAGATAAATTTGTTCGAGCTGAGGTGATCGAATGGGACAAGCTTTTGGCAGTTGGTTCCTACGCCGCCGCGCGCGAAAAAGGTTTGATTCGCACTGAAGGTAAGGAGTACGTGGTCAAAGATGGAGAAGTCGTAGAGTTTAAGATTTAA
- a CDS encoding immunoglobulin-like domain-containing protein: MKKYLSTSKISNLKKKITTSLFVMFLSLMILAVPSSNLLVRAATTTSNSCQLSDTIVFGVAKADFTQQAKIKYFNPAFGTLTSLSIKHISIVDVSQKAENVSDHTISSGGGLSATSTLSLPGHTSNLLFSSNFGPVDITAYDGALDYAGSSSYDTGTTTFSQNDTSIAINDPAELLNYVNSGAGGVDITENVSGQSFSFLNIASSTPSGPWSYFPLIYASNSVVVTYSFTSTAPCPTAPTTLNIGSCGVLLTTGMVTGEETSPTAYDWVYNSDPHSGDFIDHKWVQVFSNPAGFSGYPGRGVWDMGTTTATSSNMVYLVPSIDHGETPNEAHEGALFGSDSPAGPWTSGIEIGTYPDGPTNWISDNDTTIWLFPQAFRYISALGGGSMLNDGDAEINAVCNPLPPPPPAPISCQYSDTLIFPTTKADFTKQGKIKYFDPALGTLTSLSLKHYAEANINQKVENIATHPISISGGLLATSTFSVPGHLSKLYFTSYFGPVTVNAADGALDYAGASSYGTGTSTYSQSDALLTITDPTELLSFVSTTTGGVNVTEDVSGQSFSTLNLIGDFTTGPYSYFPLLTASSSVAVTYSYTTTASTCPNGPVNPPTNTAPVITLVGANPITVILGHVFTDPGATATDLEDGNLTSQIVVTGTVSTSTLGTYTLTYTVTDSGGLSASVTRNVIVVPVPISGVNLGLTKIADKTNANVGDQVTYTISVSNAGPDAATGVSVTDVLSSQLQFVSASTSIGSYSTSTSLWTIGNLAKNATTTLILKATIKAGNEGLTIGNIAAATSTQIDTDSSNNTATVNVIVNPVVCTSNCGGGGTSGVNLSVTKTANKTTANVGDEVIYTIVLTNLGTLSSTGVSLSDILPTGVEFISASTSLGSYSTTTSLWTIGNLTNGSTTTLVLKAKVKAGTEGSTITNTAIASSTQTDTDSTNNTGAVSFTVNTPGCTSNCGGGGGGVNLSITKTSNKTTASVGDEIIYTLVLTNLGTLSSTGVSVTDVLPAGLEFISASTSIGSYSTTTGLWTVGNLANGSSTSLTLKAKVKLGTESTTITNSANASSSQTDTDSTNNGSSVSFTVNPAPCTNCGGTSGGGGGGGGGGGGGGGSNGPPVPINVGPVNGVVLGAFASSTPVTPGVCYYLYDHLKKGWNNNPVEVRKLQVFLRDFEGMKDLQITGIYDDPTIVGVDAFQVKYWDDILAPWALPGPTEFTYITTKKKVNEIYCQRPFPVTVAEQIEINDFRAMMLSTLWGNAYNPTKTVDAGKTNIFSANTTGTVPATTVSDDSSNSSSTVADDTASTTSPKNIFEGLRNFAGSIILKPWRWIVSLFSHADVSTTTATSTTQ; encoded by the coding sequence ATGAAAAAATATTTATCAACGAGCAAGATCAGCAATCTCAAGAAAAAAATCACCACATCGCTTTTCGTCATGTTTTTGTCCCTAATGATTTTGGCTGTGCCATCTTCAAACCTCCTTGTACGTGCGGCAACGACAACAAGCAATTCCTGTCAGCTTTCTGACACCATTGTTTTCGGCGTTGCGAAGGCTGATTTTACACAGCAGGCAAAAATCAAGTACTTTAATCCCGCCTTCGGTACTCTCACAAGTCTTTCTATCAAGCACATTTCTATCGTTGATGTAAGCCAGAAGGCAGAAAACGTCTCTGATCATACAATTTCAAGTGGTGGTGGCCTCAGTGCAACCAGCACATTGAGTCTTCCAGGACATACTTCAAATTTGCTTTTTTCTAGTAATTTCGGTCCAGTCGACATAACCGCGTACGATGGAGCTCTCGATTATGCTGGTTCAAGTTCGTACGACACTGGTACCACAACTTTTTCTCAAAACGATACCTCGATTGCAATCAACGATCCTGCTGAACTTTTAAATTATGTTAATTCTGGTGCTGGTGGCGTTGATATTACCGAAAATGTTTCCGGTCAGTCGTTCTCATTCCTCAACATCGCTTCAAGCACTCCTTCAGGACCATGGAGTTATTTTCCTTTGATCTATGCTTCGAATTCTGTTGTAGTAACTTATTCTTTCACCAGCACTGCTCCTTGCCCAACCGCACCAACAACCTTGAATATCGGTTCTTGTGGAGTTCTTCTCACTACGGGAATGGTAACTGGTGAGGAAACCAGTCCTACTGCTTATGATTGGGTATACAACAGCGATCCACATTCCGGAGATTTTATCGATCATAAATGGGTTCAGGTGTTTAGCAATCCTGCAGGATTTAGTGGTTATCCAGGAAGGGGAGTTTGGGATATGGGAACTACTACTGCAACCAGTAGCAACATGGTCTATCTTGTTCCATCTATTGACCACGGAGAAACTCCAAACGAAGCTCACGAGGGTGCCCTTTTTGGTTCCGATAGTCCAGCTGGTCCTTGGACTTCTGGTATAGAAATTGGAACCTACCCTGATGGCCCAACAAACTGGATTTCTGACAACGACACAACCATTTGGTTGTTTCCACAGGCCTTCCGATATATTTCTGCTTTAGGTGGAGGTAGTATGTTAAACGATGGAGATGCGGAGATTAACGCTGTTTGTAATCCTTTGCCGCCTCCACCTCCTGCTCCAATTTCCTGCCAATACTCTGACACTTTAATTTTCCCAACAACTAAGGCTGATTTTACCAAGCAAGGAAAAATTAAATATTTCGATCCTGCTCTTGGAACTCTGACTTCTCTTTCTCTCAAGCACTACGCTGAGGCAAATATCAATCAAAAGGTAGAGAACATTGCTACCCACCCGATTTCAATTTCTGGCGGTCTTTTGGCGACCAGCACGTTTAGTGTGCCGGGACATCTATCAAAATTATATTTCACCAGTTACTTCGGTCCAGTTACAGTTAATGCCGCCGATGGCGCGCTCGATTATGCTGGCGCAAGTTCATACGGTACTGGCACAAGCACATATTCTCAAAGTGATGCCTTGTTGACGATTACTGACCCAACAGAACTTTTAAGTTTCGTTAGCACGACAACCGGTGGTGTAAATGTTACCGAAGATGTTTCAGGACAATCTTTCTCAACTCTCAATTTGATAGGAGATTTTACTACCGGCCCCTACAGTTATTTCCCTTTGCTTACCGCTTCAAGTTCCGTTGCGGTAACCTATTCGTACACCACAACCGCTTCTACCTGTCCTAATGGTCCAGTTAATCCACCAACAAACACCGCGCCGGTTATTACGCTTGTCGGTGCCAATCCAATCACTGTTATCTTGGGTCATGTCTTTACCGATCCCGGAGCTACTGCCACTGACCTCGAAGATGGCAATCTCACATCACAAATTGTGGTTACCGGAACTGTCAGCACGAGCACGCTTGGCACGTACACACTCACCTACACGGTCACTGACTCGGGAGGTTTGAGTGCTTCAGTTACGCGAAATGTTATCGTTGTTCCAGTTCCAATTTCTGGTGTTAACCTCGGTCTTACCAAAATTGCTGATAAAACAAACGCTAATGTCGGCGATCAAGTCACCTACACGATCTCTGTTTCAAACGCTGGGCCAGATGCCGCAACCGGAGTTTCTGTCACTGATGTTTTGTCATCGCAGTTGCAATTTGTTTCAGCGAGCACGAGTATTGGTAGTTACAGCACCTCAACTTCACTCTGGACCATTGGAAATTTGGCGAAAAATGCAACCACGACCCTTATTTTGAAAGCTACAATAAAGGCAGGGAACGAAGGCCTCACTATTGGCAACATTGCAGCGGCGACTTCAACTCAAATTGATACCGATTCTTCAAACAACACCGCGACAGTGAACGTCATCGTAAATCCAGTCGTCTGTACTTCAAACTGTGGTGGCGGAGGAACCAGTGGCGTTAACTTGAGTGTCACAAAAACTGCCAATAAAACTACGGCAAATGTCGGTGATGAAGTTATCTACACCATTGTACTGACAAACCTCGGAACACTTTCTTCAACAGGAGTTTCTTTGAGCGATATTCTGCCAACCGGTGTGGAATTTATTTCCGCCAGCACATCGCTCGGTAGTTACAGCACCACAACCAGTCTTTGGACTATCGGAAATTTGACGAATGGCTCAACTACAACTTTAGTTTTGAAAGCTAAGGTAAAAGCGGGAACCGAAGGTTCAACTATTACCAACACCGCTATCGCCAGTTCAACACAAACTGATACTGATTCGACAAACAATACTGGAGCCGTATCATTTACTGTAAACACACCTGGTTGTACTTCGAACTGCGGTGGTGGAGGTGGAGGTGTCAACTTGAGTATTACCAAAACTTCTAACAAAACCACAGCGAGCGTTGGCGATGAAATTATTTACACTCTCGTATTAACGAACCTCGGAACACTTTCTTCGACAGGAGTTTCAGTCACTGACGTGTTACCTGCAGGATTGGAATTTATTTCCGCAAGTACTTCTATTGGTAGCTACAGTACAACCACTGGCCTGTGGACGGTTGGAAACTTGGCTAACGGTTCAAGTACGAGCCTTACTTTGAAAGCCAAAGTTAAACTCGGCACCGAAAGTACAACTATTACTAACTCTGCAAACGCAAGTTCATCTCAAACTGATACCGATTCAACAAACAACGGTTCAAGTGTTTCATTCACAGTAAATCCAGCTCCATGTACTAATTGTGGAGGCACAAGTGGAGGTGGCGGTGGAGGAGGGGGAGGTGGTGGGGGCGGAGGAGGTAGCAACGGCCCACCGGTTCCAATTAACGTAGGACCTGTAAACGGCGTTGTATTAGGAGCCTTTGCTTCATCGACTCCCGTTACACCAGGCGTATGTTACTACTTGTACGATCACTTGAAAAAAGGCTGGAACAATAATCCAGTTGAAGTCCGAAAATTGCAGGTCTTCCTTCGAGATTTTGAAGGCATGAAGGATCTACAAATCACTGGAATCTACGATGATCCAACTATTGTTGGTGTGGATGCCTTCCAAGTAAAATATTGGGATGATATCTTGGCACCATGGGCGCTTCCTGGACCAACTGAATTTACTTACATCACAACCAAGAAAAAAGTAAACGAAATTTACTGTCAGCGACCATTTCCTGTTACGGTTGCGGAACAAATTGAAATCAATGATTTCAGAGCGATGATGTTGAGTACCCTTTGGGGAAACGCCTACAATCCAACAAAAACAGTTGATGCAGGAAAAACCAATATTTTTTCCGCCAACACTACAGGAACGGTACCAGCGACCACCGTTAGTGACGATAGTTCAAATTCTTCTTCTACGGTTGCAGATGATACAGCAAGTACAACATCACCTAAGAATATCTTCGAAGGCCTCAGAAACTTTGCCGGTTCAATTATTCTCAAACCTTGGCGTTGGATTGTGAGTTTGTTTTCGCACGCTGACGTTTCGACTACCACGGCAACAAGCACGACTCAGTAG
- a CDS encoding NAD(P)H-dependent oxidoreductase yields MKSKKIFILLGHPDKEMLCGSFADTYEKAAKEAGHEVRRTNLGDIKFDPILHKGYREIQALEPDLIKAEEDIKWAEHFVIFYPSWWSTMPALLKGFFDRIWLPHFAFQFKSSGMGAGYFWSKLMKKKTARVFVTSDSNPFLARILFGDTTNEIKKCILWFAGFKVHVKKVGPLKFIKEDGVKRWKERFEKWGRRAY; encoded by the coding sequence ATGAAATCCAAAAAGATTTTTATACTGCTCGGTCATCCTGACAAGGAGATGCTGTGCGGATCGTTTGCTGATACATACGAAAAGGCGGCAAAAGAGGCGGGTCACGAGGTACGAAGGACTAACCTCGGTGATATTAAGTTCGATCCAATTCTCCACAAGGGTTATCGGGAGATTCAAGCGCTTGAACCAGATTTAATCAAAGCAGAAGAAGATATAAAATGGGCAGAGCATTTTGTTATTTTTTACCCAAGTTGGTGGTCAACCATGCCAGCACTTCTCAAGGGATTTTTTGATCGAATCTGGTTACCCCATTTTGCTTTTCAGTTCAAATCAAGCGGCATGGGAGCGGGCTACTTTTGGAGTAAGCTCATGAAAAAAAAGACCGCCCGAGTTTTTGTCACTTCAGATTCAAATCCATTCTTAGCTCGTATTTTGTTCGGTGACACTACGAATGAAATTAAGAAGTGCATTCTTTGGTTCGCTGGATTTAAGGTCCACGTGAAGAAAGTCGGACCGCTTAAATTTATAAAAGAAGACGGTGTCAAACGATGGAAAGAAAGATTTGAAAAGTGGGGAAGAAGAGCGTACTAG
- a CDS encoding FAD-dependent oxidoreductase: MSYRIRLIEKKEIAKDATCFVFEKPKGFKYKAGQCADFTLPLPKGLESQNLTRTFTLSSAPHEKTIYIVTKNTQSDFKKLLFSFRVGQRVKLEGPFGTFFLRETLSKPLVFIGAGIGVTPFASILKEAFFKNEDRNIIFMYSYRHDTSAVFLDDFLSYAKQHKNFSFTALQTAKSSTKKTIKPRLDKKFLMSFIKNPGEQSFYISGPIPFIVRIREILLELNISDENIRTDEFTGYSE; the protein is encoded by the coding sequence TTTGTTTTTGAAAAGCCAAAGGGTTTCAAGTACAAAGCCGGTCAGTGTGCAGACTTCACGCTTCCTCTGCCAAAAGGTTTAGAGAGTCAGAATCTCACAAGAACATTTACACTCTCTTCAGCTCCTCACGAAAAGACAATCTATATTGTTACCAAAAATACTCAAAGTGATTTTAAAAAGCTGCTTTTCTCTTTTCGAGTTGGTCAGCGAGTGAAACTAGAGGGACCGTTCGGTACCTTTTTTCTGAGAGAAACTCTTTCAAAGCCCTTAGTTTTTATTGGGGCAGGGATCGGTGTCACGCCTTTTGCCAGTATTTTGAAGGAAGCCTTTTTTAAGAATGAGGATCGGAATATTATCTTTATGTATTCCTACAGGCACGATACATCGGCAGTTTTTTTAGATGATTTCTTATCCTACGCTAAGCAGCATAAAAATTTTTCATTCACAGCCCTACAAACTGCAAAAAGTTCTACAAAAAAAACAATCAAGCCCCGGCTGGATAAGAAGTTTCTAATGTCCTTTATCAAAAACCCAGGTGAACAGTCGTTTTACATCTCAGGTCCGATCCCTTTTATTGTTCGAATTCGAGAAATTTTGTTGGAGCTCAACATATCTGATGAAAATATCAGAACCGATGAATTCACTGGCTACTCAGAGTAA